One window of Magallana gigas chromosome 2, xbMagGiga1.1, whole genome shotgun sequence genomic DNA carries:
- the LOC105336623 gene encoding glutamate--cysteine ligase regulatory subunit, which produces MSEEIPVIPKVTSLTVHSGNIVNWNRLKRHPNHGATAEIAECIDSALKTYLDSADKTALQYETSLECKSTKFMEALPADERGDLKVTVKVFLCKLLPPSTLKEGIEKVLTELNITFIETVILALPELEEDEEVSLSVIQPYWEALEEMVEGERVLSLGIADLNKEQLEELYNWAKIKPGINQVNLESCCVMPKDLTEYAKQNDIQLLSHNDARDILPNEKLSEIIKTNTTEKDSDFWEMLWVMRYSVLIKCRGIIKTKAYITKCGRDTRRRK; this is translated from the exons ATGAGCGAAGAGATTCCGGTTATACCAAAAGTAACGAGTTTGACTGTCCATAGCGGAAATATCGTCAACTGGAACAGACTGAAAAGACACCCAAACCACGGGGCAACTGCAGAG ATTGCTGAATGCATCGATTCTGCACTAAAAACTTACCTGGACAGTGCTGACAAAACAGCACTTCAG TATGAAACCAGTTTGGAGTGCAAGTCCACCAAATTTATGGAGGCACTCCCTGCTGATGAGAGAGGTGACCTGAAAGTTACAG TGAAAGTTTTCCTGTGTAAATTACTGCCCCCATCCACACTGAAGGAGGGAATAGAGAAAG TTTTAACAGAGCTTAACATCACGTTCATTGAGACAGTGATTCTGGCACTACCGGAGCTAGAGGAGGATGAGGAAGTGTCGCTGTCTGTCATCCAGCCGTACTGGGAAGCTCTGGAGGAGATGGTGGAGGGAGAGAGAGTTCTGTCCCTTGGAATAGCTGATCTAAATAAAGAGCAGTTAGAGGAGCTATACAATTGGGCCAAG ATTAAGCCAGGGATTAACCAAGTGAACCTGGAGTCGTGTTGTGTGATGCCCAAAGATCTGACGGAGTATGCCAAACAGAACGACATACAGCTCCTCAGTCACAACGATGCTAGAG aCATACTTCCAAATGAGAAATTAAGTGAAATTATCAAGACAAACACAACAGAGAAAGACAGTGACTTCTGGGAGATGCTGTGGGTGATGCGCTACTCGGTGCTCATAAAATGTCGGGGGATCATTAAAACCAAAGCTTACATTACAAAGTGTGGCCGTGATACCCGTCGCAGAAAGTGA